The DNA region tcCTATTAAAATTGTAGTGTAGAATTCAAATGGTGTATTGTTTCAGATTCAATTCAGATGAGAGATATTCATAtggagaatgttttttttaaacatagatgttttgtttttcaatattTGATGTTAGATTAATAATAtctagaaaaaatacaaattgacacccatttattttacaataatttctACTTCATtgcatgcaataataaaaaagtaaacaatctccattcattttcagattttttttttaccccccaaaaatattatattgcattGTTGAGTGCATTCATCAAGCTCAACCATTCAGCcctgttactaaagttatatactCCCCACCCCCAAAAATAGTTTATCGATAATAACAAACTAGCAGTTGCTTCCAAAATagctatatttattcatatttatactgAATTTGGAACCATGTTAATTTagtgtataatttaatataattaaatttttttatgcatgttttttgctagaaaataaaatcacatgGTGTTCAAATGTATTTAGACAGTCCTTTATTTTGGTTACAGGTTACAAATACTGCACTCCTGACGTAGATTGCCATTTTTAAGAGTTTAAGGGTCctattttgttgtaaattaccTCTGATCCAACACCTGAACACAATATAGACTTCTCTCTTTTTGCTCTCTTTCAGAATCACTGAGAGGCTGACTCCAGTGCTTTAATGGAAAGACACAACAGTCTATTGAGGACCGCTACTGTACTTTACTGTACTACAGTCCCTCTCACCCTGTTCATTCCTCCAATCTCAGCCCATCAGCAGGTGCCCTGAAAGatgaatcaaccaatcacatcTCTGCACTGATGTTTCAATGGTCAAGGTCTTTATTTCAAACTTCTTATCCAAACACTGCTTCACAAGGTTTCACAATGTAGTGCTAACAGCCCTTTGGAGTCGAGTCTTTTGATTAAATatgtgtgaaagtgtgttttAAATCTCCATAACTCTAGTGTTCAGCAGATGTTAGGGCACAAGTGTGTTGGTGCTGTGTTGGATGGTGAAAGTCTTTTTCAATGACATTTTCCCTTTGCTTCCCCCTGCTGGAGCAACACATGTATGTTCACTCAGTGCTTTGACACTGAATTTGGATATGCATACTATCATACTATAATACTTCTCATACTGTTTAGTAAGAATAGTAAGCTATATCAAACTATATATCAAGCTATATGAAAAGTACAGCATGTTCCAGGAGTGTTTGAAATCTGCTTCTGTAGCATATTGTATGTTTACTCAgtttaatattgagaattttCTCTATGCATGAATAGATGGTTTATTCTTGGAATGTGCAGTATACACACTTCACTGGGCTgtatgtatcccacaatgcaatatgCTTCACTTGTCTTTTTCATGACTCATTTGACTGATCTTCTAAAAGTGAacacatttttacacaaacaTGGACTTCAATGCAAAACAACagattcattaattattcacccatTGGGATTAAAAACACATAATGTGGTTAAGTCATGTGACAACAGTCTAGCATGCTGCAGTTTGAAACATTTTGCATGTGCTATCTACTAACCCTGATTGCACACATACATCACGGAAATGTCCATTTGACGACTgcaagaaaatttttttttagtgtttgctcatctgctaCAGTATATGTCTATAGGATGTTTCCTATCAGTTGTCAAGTAGgtagacatttaaaaatgttgttaagatgtttatgaatctgaaagacgtctatcagatgtttgtagctacacagcagatgctttccagatgaattGGTCTTTAACAGACATATACATGTTCTTTCTGGGAAAtgatatgctatttttttaagcAGTATATGGTATATACGATGTATAATAGGCTAGTACACTAATACACTTGTGTGTTCAAGAAATGTAACAGTCTGTCATCCCAAAATTCAGTTCCTTCGTACTAAAATTGTTTGCAGAGGATAAAAGGCAAAGAAATAAATGTACTGATGCATGAAAATGGCTGGATGCAGTGAGTGTGTATAAACGGATCTAATTTCTCTCGTGAACCAGTCAGACCAGCTCTCCACGGTGTGTATTCATGTGTACATTTCTAATATCCTCAGGGTTGTTCATTTATGAATGCTCAGGATTGAGGAGAAACATCTGATCTCTCTCTTTATCCTCGTATCCCTCTCTCTTTCAACACACATGAACATGAACCAGCACTAAACTAATAAAAGACCATCAGCAGAATATTATGGCTATTATTCTATCACAGTATCATTCTAGGATTTTTATTCCAaatttctttatttgattttctgCATGGAATTCATTCTTCTGTCGGTCTTTTGTTTGCTAATCGTAGTAATTATGTTCAAGTCACCATTTGTGAATGATTTATTTGCCATAATAAAGCACCTCAGTAATGGTGTACGCAGTAGCACAGGCTTTTTAAATCTCTTTCCTTATCTTTCCTAAAAAGATGCGACGGGATGCGAGTCCAATCAggacattttgatttaaatagaGCTATAGAAATAGAAATCACGTGACCGAAAAACTTTCTTTTACATGTTACAGTTATGACTGGTTCAgatagctgcatttatttgatcaaaaataaatgaaaagagtaatattattacaatttaatataaataattgtgtttttatatattttattgctgtcatatttcagcagccatcactccagtcattattaatgttgaaaaccgttgtgttGCTTAATGTTTAAAACCTGATACCCCCCCCCCACATCAATCAatttttaaacctaaatattttgtaacattataaatgtatttgtaacacaaatttatttactgtaaccgaatcacttttgatcaatttaatgcatccttgatgaacagAAGTAATCATTTCTTTCAGCAAAAAAGTGAGCTTAAAGTTTTAAATGAcagtgtatctttttttttttcattggttgtGGCAGACAACCACACCAATTGGCAATAGTTTGGTCATAATTTGCAGTTCCCAGTGCTCCCAGATTCCTAAGAATTGAATCTTGGCAAAATAAAATTGCCCACTGTTCACACTTGGCACTAAAAAACTACTCATAGGCGGGGCTTGCTGCACTGTCCAATCAGAGCTCAGTCTGAAGTTGATTGACACACTCTAGTTCTACTGGGACAAAACATCAAAGGGATTCTTCATGTAAGATCAAAAAAGGAACTGTCCTAAACAGAGCACTTGATTTGGACGTGTGGACTTACAGTCTTGTGGTCTTCACTTACACGTGTCCATTAGGTGCAAAAGCTATAGAGTGTCCCATTTGTGAATTTTCTGATTCACAGGCTCACACGTatatttcttgtgtgtgtgtgtgtcagcatgtgAGCACTGCGATGAGCTCGTCGATCGGCGCCGTCTCTGAGGGCTCCAGCAGTCTGAATGTGTGGCTGAAGGTGATGAAGTGTGTGAAGAGTGTGTTGAGGTGCGGGTGTATCTCCACAGCGATGGCTTCTTGGTAGTGGATGCTGAACAGGTGAGCCAACGTACGGAAGAGCATCAAAAAGATCTTCTGAATCAGGAACATGAATCCAGAAGGGAACGATgaccctaaacacacacatatatatagttcAGATCATTTGGAGctcacatggttaaagctatggTGAGAACTTCATACCGCTCTTGGTAGGAAACACACGCTCATCTGTGAGTATCTCCTGGATGTAGGACAAGGCGTAGTCAATGTAGATCGGAGCTGAACACTTCAGTTTCTTCCCCTGATCGTCCGTCCATTCATACAAACTGAACACAACCAAACAATTCATTAGTATCCCTTACGAAATATTGCAATTGTAATCATGCACTATAACATATTTTCAATGTTTACAGTAATGTATAATGAAATGACCAGATGTGATTCACATTTAGATTTATTACAATGATGCTTCAGCATTAATCAGTTACACAGTTCCTGGTGTTTTTGCAGTCACTGCTGTTGTTTGGGACAACAAAGCTACTTTTATATAAGGGTTGTTTAGGGTTTTttcttgtaaataatttaattgggTGTTGTTATCTGCATGCATGCTTGAtgaatcatattaaaataaaccaGTGATAACCAGaactaatgcaaataaaaattatatataacaattGCAGATACATTGATATATTAAAtcatagtttattattataataggaaAAATATACATTGATTTACGAttcaatatatatgttatatactattaatttactatatatatatatatgtgcctgcgtgtgtgtgtgtgtgtgtgtgtgtgttcacaggttTCAGTGTTCAGcgtttcataaatgttttattgtagttTATTAAATCCTGTCTTGGTTTAACCGTGGAGCTTCCATCAAAGTACCATAGTGACTGCAGAGCTACTACTGTAAAACTGTTATCATTTTGTCTCGTTAACTATGATAAACTGTTGCTTTGGCAATATTTTGTAAGGCATACATACAtctcattttatgcatttttttcaagCTGTGAAATAAGTTAACTAGCTGTAATGAAGTGTGTTTGTTCTGCTCACAGGTTTCCTGAGCTTTTGGCTGCCGGACACGTTGTAATTGAGCAACAATCAGACAGAGCGCTGAAGAAGAGGGTAGTGTGCTGGAAAAATGACACCGCTGGAAGAGACGGTAAGATGAGTTAACACACATGACACACACAGAGCCTAACAAACCCACAGACCACTGCCAAACTATCTGATGTTTATTGGtacatgctattttttattttgcattgttttcttttatataaatatatatatattctaagtggGTGATCTCACGTCAGAATACATTAAGCTACAGACAAGCCTTTATTCAAATGTCTAGATAAGCCCAACACATTCCCATCATTCCTTTATTTGTTACTGaacattaataatatgttatgaaATATCTGACATTTTCTATCGCTAGTGTATTGTCTCCACCACTTTTGAGTGTATCATCATCTGTTTAACTGTAAATGGCATTAGGTGCTTTCTGACTAGTGTGTGTAttgaatttacacacacacacacacacacacacacacacacacacacacacacacacacacacacacacacacacacacacacacacacacacacacacacacacatataaaaacacactaaacactttttccccccaaaaaaatgaaaatctttatatatattttttaattcatttattaattagttgtaaaaaaaaaactgtagttgTAGGAtttaggttagggttagtattgtttatgaaaaaaaaaatgcaaatatatatgtttttctggcagtcattttttatattttgtttgtgatTTTTGACACTTACTGTTAGTTGCTATCCACTCCTGCTGGTCGAGGCCGTGTGGAAGGGCAGAGAGGGTCAAAAGGTCAAGATCAGTGATGCGTCTGGACAGGAAGTGATCTTTCAGGTAAGGTCTGACCTCAGCAGATGGGACTAAATGTAGACTTTTATTCTTTCTGTCAACAGAACATTCGGTGAGAATTCACAGCAGAGcgatttattacattttgataaaagctcttttttgtatatatatatatatatatatatatatatatatatatatatatatatatatatatataattcactaGTGAATTGTGCACAGTATGACCAGGAATGGAGTGTCAAACAgagtaattttaaacatttatgcatttatgcttttattcaaagtgacttacaaaagaggaacaaaagcaATTTTTACAGGTTTATTTGCCAACTAGATTAGGACGCAAGATagagaagaggagaaatgcaGAAATGTGCTGAT from Carassius auratus strain Wakin unplaced genomic scaffold, ASM336829v1 scaf_tig00027323, whole genome shotgun sequence includes:
- the LOC113079208 gene encoding MOB kinase activator 2-like; translation: MGRSILDMGGCQSYSSSDEEDVSALKANYTNVSLFRLKNKSLHLVPSAEVRPYLKDHFLSRRITDLDLLTLSALPHGLDQQEWIATNTVSFFQHTTLFFSALSDCCSITTCPAAKSSGNLLYEWTDDQGKKLKCSAPIYIDYALSYIQEILTDERVFPTKSGSSFPSGFMFLIQKIFLMLFRTLAHLFSIHYQEAIAVEIHPHLNTLFTHFITFSHTFRLLEPSETAPIDELIAVLTC